ATTTTGCAAATTTACAAGGCcacaaacaatttttattaCATCATCAACATGCTTAAGTTGCTGGTTTGTTATGCATGCATGAGGGGAAACAAAACTAAACTCACGTATTCGCCTAATAGCTCTTTCCACATGAATGCGTAAACCTGAAATCCTTCTACTATCAATAACATCTCTCTTGCTTGAATGTACACCTGATGACACCGATGATGGACGAACTAAAACACACTTTTTGCTGGATATGAAAGGTTCTATTCTTTTGAAACCTCGGTCTGCCATAACATGAACTCCCGGCTGTAGCTTTTCAAGAAATTTACTCTGGGCAGTTACCACTTCGTCAGTGGTTCTGCCTCCATATcctgttgaaacaaaattaattaaacCGTCAGGAGTTATCGAAACGAGATATTTCAAGGTGTTGCATCCCTTGTACTCAGACCAAGTAAGTGCTTGATTAACGGGATCACTTGGCTTTTGTATTTCTATTTCGAAGCAGTCTATTATTGATTGGACCCTGCTATAATTTTTCCTAAACGAAACCGGCAATGCTCTTTTTAAAGAATTACTGTTAGGCCACACAATGATCTCCAGAACATGGTCTGCAATAAAACTAACATATCGATTAAAAATCCTACATGCTTGTCGTGGGCTTAATCCGAATTCGTAAGCAAGGACTACGAAAGACTCATTCAACc
This DNA window, taken from Daphnia magna isolate NIES unplaced genomic scaffold, ASM2063170v1.1 Dm_contigs103, whole genome shotgun sequence, encodes the following:
- the LOC123466583 gene encoding uncharacterized protein LOC123466583, coding for MLFRNTSLLRTRKLLNMDPRVYLGILPERISFIHLLSNKFSCNDGFFTSHDAVCLIFRKIRLNESFVVLAYEFGLSPRQACRIFNRYVSFIADHVLEIIVWPNSNSLKRALPVSFRKNYSRVQSIIDCFEIEIQKPSDPVNQALTWSEYKGCNTLKYLVSITPDGLINFVSTGYGGRTTDEVVTAQSKFLEKLQPGVHVMADRGFKRIEPFISSKKCVLVRPSSVSSGVHSSKRDVIDSRRISGLRIHVERAIRRIREFSFVSPHACITNQQLKHVDDVIKIVCGLVNLQNPLIK